The Motacilla alba alba isolate MOTALB_02 chromosome 23, Motacilla_alba_V1.0_pri, whole genome shotgun sequence genomic interval GGGATGTGCCCCGTGGATCCGCGTCCCTGGAAAAGAGACGGCACGGCCCCGTCCCTGCCCGTGAGCGCTCTCATTAACGCCCGGCGCTAATTGCCGCAGCCCCGGAGCGCGGCCGGGCTCGCTGAGCCCCCATCGCCGCCTTCTCCCCCCGGGCAGCTTTCCCCGGCTGCTGGAAGAGTTCCCCGGCTCAGGGAGCGCGGCCCCCGGCCCGAAATCGCCGTGGTCGGGGTTATTTGGTCCGGGTTTACTTGGCTGGATTTACTTGGTCGGGGTTTACTTGGTCGGGGTTTACTTGGTCAGGGTTATTTTGTCGGGGTTTATTTGGTCAGGGTTATTTGGTcggggtttgtttttcccttggaGAGGTTGATTCTCGTGGGTTTCGAGGGGCAGCCCGCTGCGATGGGGGCAAACCACGGAGAGCTCGAGGCAGGCTGGAAACAAGCTGAAATCCTGCCCCACAGATCCCTTCTGCCCCACAGATCCCGCCCCACAGATCCTCTGTACCCCACAATCCtggctgagggagggagggcgCGGCCCGGACACAAAACCAGCGGGAAATGGCAGCAAAAGGAGCTTTAGAAAGCAAACCTGCGGCTGGGAGGGGCCAGGGGACACCCCGACACCTCCGgccccagggccagccccgCTGCTGGCACGGACACCCCGTGGACCCCCGGAATTCCCGGCAGGGCACCCAGGAGaggggcactgggggcactgggaggagcCCCCCAGCCAGTCAACCCCAGTTTTGGGGCGCGGCCCTGCTGCTTTACCAGCACCAGCTTCGTTTTAATGATTTAATGATGCCCGAGTTGTGTTTCCCATGCCAGGAACGTCCCAAACTGCCCcgctgtgggacagggacacatcCCCGGAGCCACCTcagccccagtgcccccccagccctgcccaaggAGCCCGGGGGAGCTTCCCTGGCCACGGGCGAgtgctggaaaacagcaaagcCTGACCGATATTCCCCAAAATCCGGCTCTGTCTCGGTGATTTGTGTCCGCTGCGATATCGAACCGCTGCCTGGAGGGACTCGGCTACTTAAAAACCCCGCGCAGGAGGCAAACAGggagatttattattttacttttgcGGTTTTCTGATAGTTTATGACACCGGGCTAATAACTCCCGAACCAAAATCTCCATTGATCCGGGGGAAACGTGACGTTATCCTCCCTCCCTGAGCGCCCGGAGGGGCTGCTGCCCTCCAGGGATGGCTCCATCCTGGGGGTGCTCCCGCCGggtgtcccacagcagggacaggagcaaaTCCTGAGCACCCAGGGCACCCTCCCGGCTCTCCCGAGGCGCTGGCACTCCTTCCAGCACCACCGCGATTGTCCCTTCCCCTCCgccagctccctccagcctccttctccctcccaatccccccagctcctcctccccgcGTTGGGGACAGTGAATGAATTGTCACTTGTCGCATCGCCACGCCCGGCTCTCCATCCCTGCGGGTTTGGGGCGCTCCAAGGCACCCCCATCCCAGCGGGGTGAGGCCCCCCCGGGCTGGCACCTCCCCGCGGGGACACGGGCACAGGGAGGTGGCGCAGCCCCTCGTTGGTGCGATGAAACACAAAATCTGCTTCATTTGGCATGCACGGTAACGAGCGAGCTGCTCTCGGCCAGGAAACCCCGCCAGGTTCCGGCTTTTAGGGGAAAAGATGAGACCGGGCGGGAGCTgccgggagccgccgggagCCGCCCCCTCCGCAGGCTCGGAGAGGCTCCGaaaggagcagccctgcctggggagctgggctTTGTCAGCCCGCGGGGCTGTGGGTCCCCAACTGTGccatcctgctcccccagccccctgtgGGTCCCCAACTGTGccatcctgctcccccagccccctgtgggtccccagctgtgccatcctgctcccccagcccactGTGGGTCCCCAACTGTGccatcctgctctcccagccccctgTGGGTCCCCAACTGTGccatcctgctctcccagcccacTGTGGGTCCCAAACTGTGccatcctgctcccccagccccctgtgGATCCTAAACTGTGccatcctgctcccccagccccctgtgggtcccaaaccatcccagccCACTGTGGGTCCCCAACTGTGccatcctgctcccccagccccctgtgGGTCCCCAACTGTGccatcctgctctcccagcccacTGTGGGTCCCAAACCATCTCACCCCATTCCTTATCCCACTGTGgatcccaaaccatcccaccCCATTGTGCCCAGCCCACCGCCCCAATTCCAGCTCTGATCccgggctggagcaggggcagggagggcttgGGCAAGGCAGCTCCTCATGAGagctccagggacacccagcagggccctgcctgTGATTCCAGGGAAATCAGGGAGGATTTCCCACATTGCCCAtcacagggacacccagcaggACCCTCCCTGTGATTCCCtgatttcccattttccccctggCTCTCTGCTGGCATTAAAGACAAACCACTGCCATCATTTGAACTCCACGATCAGGACCTAATTCAATCCCACCCTGCTCATTGTTGGAGGGCTGAGCATTAAACTGAAACCCTAAGCCAGGCCTGCAGTCATTTGGCCGGGGAGGAATTGATTTTGGCCATCAGCACTTTCTCATTTTCGATGGAGTCCCCATGTAACCAGGTTAATTTCTGTTAATCCCATTAGCCAGGTACTTTTGGCTCTCCAGCCCAATGATTTTGTGTCTGATCTGAAAGATTGTAATTGCAACCCAAGAGGACACAAACAGGAGCCTGTGATGGAGAGGAACCGGCCTGACACAGACCCAGCTTCTCTTCCACCTAAAAACCAACCCCTCTCCAAATTTCCCCCCGGTTAATGACCACACACAGTAAGTTCTGTCCCTAATTAATTTCCCCACAGCTCAGATCCCCCATTTTGCTGGATTAATGTTATTATTACAAGTCTGGTCAGATCCTGTGCAAGTTCCAGGCCCAGTTTTCTTAACTCGGGTCAGTGCTGGTGCTTGCCCAGGGCTTCCCGGGGAGGCTGATCCCAGTATCCCAccggagcagccccagggctcccagtatcccactggaacagctccagggctcCCAGTATCCCAccggagcagccccagggctcccagccaTGAGGaacccctggcactgccccttTTCCTGCCCAGCACAAAGGAGATTTGCCCCAGGTCTGAGCTCCCCGGCCGGGGGAAATGGGGGTTCCAAAGGGGGGGAGTTTTAAACTGGAAGAGAGGAGTCCCCCCCAAACATCCAAGGTGTGGCAGGGTCCCCACCTggctggggacatcagggacatcGGTGCCCAGTTGTCACTGCTAATGAGGGCTGGGAGTGGGGTGAGCATCCCTGCACCGcagcctgcatccctgcatccctgcctgcatccctgcagctctccctgcatccctgcatccctgcctgcatccctgcaagcctgcagctctccctgcatccctgcatccctgcctgcatccctgcatccctgcagctctctctgcaTCCCTACAGCCCCGCAGCTCTCGCTGCAGCCCCGCCTGCCTCCCCTGCTCGCCAGGGCTCCTTCCTTCCGCAGCCGCGGCGCTCGGAGCAcgcccgggccggggcagcagcTGCGGAGCACCCGGAGCTCGCTCGGGCAGGAAACGCCAGCGGCTCCCGCAGCTGCGGGGCTCAGCCCGCGGCTCACACGCGAGGGGACACGTGGCACGAGCTGGTGGCaccgggggacacggggggggacaccgggaggaaaagctgggctgggcagggctgcccctgccagAGCACCGGCACAGGAGGGACCTGCGGGGACACGGGAGTGACCATCACGGCTCAGGGACACAGGAGTGACCATCACAGAGTGTGGGGACACGGGAGTGACCATCATGGCTCAGGGACACGGGAGTGACCATCACAGAGTGTAGGGACACAAGTGTGACCCACTGTGGTGCAGGTCCAGGTTGTGGCACTGCAGGTCTGGATTGTGGTGTTGCACACCCAAAATATGGAATTACACACCCAAACCACAGAATTGCACACCTAAAATATGGAATTACACACCCAAAACATGGAATTGCACATCTAAAATACAGAATTGCACACCCAAAACATGGAATTGCACACCCAAAATATGGAATTACACACCCAAAACATGGAATTGCACATCTAAAACACGGAATTGCACACCCAAGCCATGGAATTGCACACCCAAGTCACAGCACTGCACACCCAAGCCCTCCatatccctgtccccaggccttGGGGTCACACCTGTGGGGTCCCAGGCTCTGTGGCCTCAGGCATGCTGTCACCATtacttttccattattttcccattatttttccaGGAACCTCCCAGacctctcctttccccctgccccagcccaggagctgcaccctGAGATCCCTGATAAGAGCTCAGGGGGAGATAAGggatgctgctccccagccctggccaggatGTTCCCCTTCGAGAGGCCCAAATCCACCCGAGATGAGTCAGTTCCTCCGAGCTCCAGCCCCTGTTCTACATGGAActggaatttttcatttcatttcgGCCCtgcaggggaggcagagctggaggagacaATGGAGGCAGCTCCGAGAAACACAAACACtctaaaatctaaaaatacatCAGCTGTCAgtgccagccagagcagccctgcccgtGCTCGCtgtcagccctgcaggagctccaggatttggggatttgggacaATTCCCTGCtgggccaggccaggctgggcacccACAGCAGTGATGGCTGGAgagagcacctgggacaggggctggacagagttaaagcagtaaagtagggatttattacgaatattttaaagtatctATTTAAAATCCTTCACAGGATACACCTGGGGCAGCGcaagagcctggccagggctgcacccaagacGGACCCGAGTCAGAGTTTTCActcttttataagttttggcCCATTTccatattggggttaattgttTGGGGGAGACCCCAAAAGTGGGGCTGTCCCAGGACAGGGCCGGGGGGCCCCAGGGTccccccagagccagcccagccacccCAAACAGGGCAGGGGACATTGGGAATGTCCCGAACACGGATTTGGGCAGCACTGCCTCAGTTCCTGCTTGACAGCACCAACCCTGCCcttgcagcttgtccctgaattccccctgtcccatccctgaatTCCCCTGTCCCATCTCTGAattccccctgtccccatccctgtccctgtccctgaattccccctgtcccatccctgaattcccctgtcccatccctgaattccccctgtccctgccctgtccctgcccctgaattccccctgtcccatccctgaattcccctgtcccatccctgaattccccctgtccccatccctgtccctgtccctgaattccccctgtcccatccctgaattcccctgtcccatccctgaattgcccctgtccctgtccccatccctgtccctgtccccatccccggCGTGGCGGCCCTTTGGAAATCCAACAAATTTTCTCCCTGGAAATCCAACAAACCCCAGCGCAGCCTGGGGATGTGGAGAGGGCTCAGGTGAGGGaagaccccaaaccccaaaaaaaacccccaaacacccaTGGGACACACTCTCCTTTCGCTCAGCAGGGCCCTCTAAATCCGCTCCCTCTCACCCCAAAACCCTGTTCTGGGGTGGTTTTAATCCCTCGGCAGCGAAGATGAGGAGACAGAGGTGTTCTGGGGTGTTTTTAATCCCTGTTCGGTGGAGCTGAGGGGGCAGAGGAGTTCTGGGGTGTTTTTAATCCCTGTTCAGTGGAGCTGAGGGGGCAGAGGAGTTCTGGGGTGTTTTTAATCCCTGTTCGGTGGAGCTGAGGGGGCAGAGGAGTTCTGGGGTGTTTTTAATCCCTTAGCAGGGGATGAGAGCGGAGCTGAGGGGGCAGAGGAGTTCTGGGGTGTTTTTAATCCCTGTTCAGTGGAGCTGAGGGGGCAGAGGAGTTCTGGGGTGTTTTTAATCCCTGTTCAGTGGAGCTGAGGGGGCAGAGGAGTTCTGGGGTGTTTTTAATCCcagagaagcagagctgaggggcaCAGGCCGGCAGGGCCGCCTCATggccggggctgggcagcagaggagagcagagctgaggggacagaggggttCTGGGGTGTTTTTAATCCCCGGGAAGTGGCgctgaggggcacagggaagcggagctgaggggacagggaagcggagctgaggggacagggaagcGGCGCTGAGGGGGCAGAGGAGTTCTGGGGTGTTTTTAATCCCCGGGAAACGGAGCTGAGGGCACAgggaagaggagctgagggcacagggaagcagagctgaggggcagaggagtTCTGGGGTGTTTTTAATCCCCGGGAAGCAGTGCTGAGGGCACAGGGAAGCGGAgctgaggggcacagggaagCGGAGCTGAGGGGACAGAGGAGTTCTGGGGTGTTTTTAATCCCCGGAAAGCAGCGCTGAGGGCACAGGGAAGCGGCGCTGAGGGCCACAGGGAAGCGGAGCTGAGGGCACAGGGAAGCGGCGCTGAGGGCACAGGGAAGCGGCGCTGAGTGCACTGGGAAGCGGAGCTGagggcacagggaagcagcGCTGAGGGCACAGGGAAGCGGAGCTGAGGGCACAGGGAAGCGGAGCTGAGGGCCACAGGGAAGCGGAGCTGAGGGCACAGGGAAGCGGCGCTGAGGGCACAGGGAAGCGGCGCTGAGTGCACTGGGAAGCGGAGCTGAGGGCGCAGGGAAGCGGCGCTGAGGGCACTGGGAAGCGGCGCTGAGGGCACAGGGAAGCGGCGCTGAGGGCACAGGCCGGCAGGGCCGCCCCATGGCCGGGGCTGCGCTTCCCTCTgccggcggccgcggctccgCCACCAACCCCGCTGCGCCTCGCAGCCCTCACCGAAGGCTCTGGTTCTGCAAAGGAAACCCaacacccccagccctcctgcctgccctgtgcgCACAGAAAGGCTTTGCAGAGATGGTTCGCACCAATAATAAACTGGATAAATTCATCATAAATCTCCGTGTGAGGCTGGGAGAGCCCGGCCGCGGAAATCTGGACTTCCTTCGCCCAGaagttgcaaaaaaaacccaaacctttttcttttttttttttttttaatttttttatttttctgtaacgTTGCCCTGTTTTGGATCTCCCGAGCGATTTTGCGGATTTTGGGAGAATTCCGGGATGCAGAGGCGGCAGCACCTCCCGCCCGCTAGGGGTCGCCCGGCAGGAAGCGCCGGAAGCCGGAAGTGCCGGGAGCGGCGGAAGGCGGAAGCGCAGGCGGGGCGCGATGGCGGCGCAGGTGTCGgccctcagcagcctgggggTGCCCGAGGCCGATGTTGGGGTGAGGCGGGGATGGGGTCGGGCGGGACGGGGGTcccggctcctcccggggcTCCTGGCTGAGTGCGGCTCGTTGCAGAgcgaggaggaagaggaggaggaggaggaggaggcagagcccGGCCCgtccgcggcggcggcggcggagcagAGGCGGGAGGAGCGGCTGCGCCGGTTCCGGGAGCTCCACATGAAGCGGGTACGGGGGACGGGACCGAGCCCAAACACTGCCTAGCTGGGCGATCTCCAGGGGTCCCTTGGTTGCTCTGGGGCTGTTCGGTGTGGGTTTGTTCCCCCGGGGGTTCGGGGTTGTTCGATTTGGGATTGTTCCCCccgggtttggggtttttccctctctctgtgcTGGAGTTTTGCCCCGTTTGGCTCCAGTACGAGGCCTGCAAGCTGAACAGCCaggaggtggtggaggaggACAAGAGGCTGAAGCTGCCCCCGAACTGGGAAGCCAAAAAAGCCCGGCtggagtgggagctgcaggtgcaggagaagaaaaaggtaaaaaaaaaacctgccccAGAGCCCGCGGTGTGCCAGCCTTACAGAGATGTCAGCCCAGATCCCTGTGCTAATTAACTAACTGCTGATTGTCACCCCAGTTCTGTGTGCTGATTAACTAACTGCTGTTTGTCACCCCAGTTCTGTGTGCTGATTAACTCCTGTCACCCCAAATCTGTGTGCTGATTAACTCACTCCTGATTGTCACCCTTCATGGAGACTGACAGTGGGATAAAATCCCTTAAACTGCTCTCAGTCagctctgtggagctgggactagcagggctgggctgtgcagagctgggactaGCAGAGCTGGGGTCAGCAAGGCCGGGCTGTCAGGGCTGGGATtagcagggctggggtcagcAAGGCCGGGCTGTCAGGGCTGGGAttagcagggctgggatcagcagggctggggtcagcAAGGCCGGGCTGTCAGAGCTGGGAttagcagggctgggatcagcagggctggggtcagcAAGGCCGGGCTGTCAGAGCTGGgatcagcagagctgagattagcagggctggggtcagcAAGGCCGGGCTGTCAGGGCTGggttcagcagagctgggatcagcagggctggggtcagcAAGGCCGGGCTGTCAGAGCTGGGAttagcagggctgggatcagcagggctggggtcagcAAGGCCGGGCTGTCAGGGCTGGGAttagcagggctgggatcagcagggctggggtcagcAAGGCCGGGCTGTCAGAGCTGggatcagcagagctgggattagcagggctggggtcagcAAGGCCGGGCTCTCTCCCAGGAGTGCGCGGCCCGGGGCGAGGACTACGAGCGGGtgaagctgctggaggtgagCGCCGAGGACGCCGAGaggtgggagaggaagaggaagaagaaaaaccccGACCTGGGCTTCTCAggtgagcccagccctgctctgggggcacctgggggcacctggggggcacctgggggacacctgggggcagTGGGGCGCTGGGACCCAGCCCAGAGcgtgcccagctctggcacagaCACTGCTCACTgcttaaatgtttaatttaataaGGGATAAAAGGGAGAGTGTCTGCCAAAAGCACACCTCAGCTTAAAGCAGTTAAaacaaaagagatttaaaatggtatgaaagagattttaaatggtataaaagagattttaaatggTATAAAAGAGATTTAAACTGGtataaaagagatttaaaatggTATAAAAGAGAGTCAAGATGGTAGAAAACATATAAAGTAATTCtataaaagatataaaataatGCTATAGAATACGTTAAAAATGGCATAAGAGATATTTAAAATGGTATAAAAGATACTAAAGATggtataatatataaaataatgctATACAATGCATTAAAAATGGTATAAAATATGTTAGAAATGGTATAAAAGATATCAAAAATGGtataaaagatattaaaaattgtagaaaacataaaataatgctataaaagatataaaataatGGTATAGAATACATTTAAATGCTATACTATATATAAAAATggtatgaaatatattttaaatggcgtaaaatatatttaaaatggcataaaatgtgttttaaatggcatcaaatgtattttaaatggcatcaaatgtatttaaaatgctaTCAAATATACGGAAAATGCTATGGAAGATCTAAAGCAATGCTGCAGAGTGTAAAGCCATGCTTTAGCACACGAGCCCTGCTGTGAGAGGCGCTCAGTGCCGTGTCTGTGCCCAGACTACGCGGCGGCGCAGCTGCGCCAGTACCAGCGCCTGACGCGGCAGATCAAGCCCGACCTGGAGCAGTACGAGAGGCTGAAGGAGCAGTGGTGAgtgctgggcagcccctgggggcTCGGCCGGCCCCGGAGCCCTGCTcggggctgtgctccagctcccttcTGCCCGCCGGGCTCTGCTGGCTCGCGGGAAACACTCACCGGTTTGGCACGGTGCAGGGTGGCAGCAGGCGCTTCCGGAGCTGGCTTTGGGGATTTTAAGCTGGGTTTAAGGACTGAGACTTGCCCGGATTTGGCATTTCTGGCGGGTTCTGTGTCTTCCAGAggtgcctgctgctccctctgttGGGTTTAGTGCTGGCATTTGTCACCCGAGTCTGGGATTGCCGCAGCTGAGCGAGGTGGGACGGTGGAGCAAAGCAGGGAAGCCAcgaggacagggacaggagaagggGCGAGGGGTTCGGAGTGCAAGAGGGGAGGTTTAggtggatattgggaagaagctcttccctgggagggtgtgaggccctggcacaggtgcccagagagctgtggctgcccctgcatccctggcagtgccaaggccaggctggacagggatgCTGGAAGGTGCGGGGGTG includes:
- the SYF2 gene encoding pre-mRNA-splicing factor SYF2 isoform X3; the protein is MAAQVSALSSLGVPEADVGVRRGWGRAGRGSRLLPGLLAECGSLQSEEEEEEEEEEAEPGPSAAAAAEQRREERLRRFRELHMKRYEACKLNSQEVVEEDKRLKLPPNWEAKKARLEWELQVQEKKKECAARGEDYERVKLLEVSAEDAERWERKRKKKNPDLGFSDYAAAQLRQYQRLTRQIKPDLEQYERLKEQWIEKREKYSRRRPYNDDADIDYINERNAKFNQKAERFYGKYTAEIKQNLERGTAV
- the SYF2 gene encoding pre-mRNA-splicing factor SYF2 isoform X1 — encoded protein: MAAQVSALSSLGVPEADVGVRRGWGRAGRGSRLLPGLLAECGSLQSEEEEEEEEEEAEPGPSAAAAAEQRREERLRRFRELHMKRYEACKLNSQEVVEEDKRLKLPPNWEAKKARLEWELQVQEKKKECAARGEDYERVKLLEVSAEDAERWERKRKKKNPDLGFSDYAAAQLRQYQRLTRQIKPDLEQYERLKEQCGEALYPTSDSLLHGTHVPSKEGVDRMVADLEKQIEKREKYSRRRPYNDDADIDYINERNAKFNQKAERFYGKYTAEIKQNLERGTAV
- the SYF2 gene encoding pre-mRNA-splicing factor SYF2 isoform X2, with the translated sequence MAAQVSALSSLGVPEADVGSEEEEEEEEEEAEPGPSAAAAAEQRREERLRRFRELHMKRYEACKLNSQEVVEEDKRLKLPPNWEAKKARLEWELQVQEKKKECAARGEDYERVKLLEVSAEDAERWERKRKKKNPDLGFSDYAAAQLRQYQRLTRQIKPDLEQYERLKEQCGEALYPTSDSLLHGTHVPSKEGVDRMVADLEKQIEKREKYSRRRPYNDDADIDYINERNAKFNQKAERFYGKYTAEIKQNLERGTAV